A window of Flavobacterium psychrophilum genomic DNA:
GTTGGTAACTATGCGATTAGGGATGTAGCTTCCCGAGCCTGTAATCCTGATGTTCATAGTAAATTTATTATTGTTTGTTTTGGGCTAAGGTAGCTAAATATAACTTATAATTTCGTTAAAATACTATGCAAGCATACTGTTTAAATAAAATTAAGTTTTTTGTTATATTAATTAAAGATTTGTCAGTTTAAACTGCTGAAACTTTTATTTTCATAATGGTCGCTATAGAAAGTGCTCTGGTCTTTATTTTCTCTGCGTTTCCTCCTACGAATAAATCGTCTATAGTCGTGTTAAAATGCATAAGCCAAATGTCAAAATGAGCATTTGTAAGCTGTTCTTTGTCATTTAATTGCATATGTATATGCATTGGGTTGTTGTGGTAAGGCCCGGTATGGAATATACTCAATTCCCAAAAATCGGTGATTTTTGGAAGGTGCTCTTCAAGGTCAATTTTGGCAACATCGGTAAATATATAACTAACCCTGCCATCTTCCAGAAGGCTGTTGTAAAACTTTCGGGTAAAAACCTCAAGGTCTGCTCTTGATTCTATGTCTTTCATGTGAAATATTTTTTGACACTTCAAAGGTCTAAGATTTTCGCCAATTGGTATATGACATAAATCATACTACCACGCGTGATTGATAAATTAGCGGCAAAAAAGTGTAAATTAAAAACTCCCGCCGAAGCGGGAGTCTCTGTATTAGTTTTCCATGTAAGCCTCTATCGGCGCACAAGAACAAACAAGGTTCCTGTCTCCGTAGGCATCATCTACCCTGCGAACTCCAGGCCAGAATTTATTTTCCTGAAGGTACTCAAGCGGGAATGCAGCTTTTTCTCTTGTGTAAGGAAACTCCCAGTTGTCTGTAGTAAGCATAGCCAGTGTATGCGGAGAGTTTTTCAGCACGTTGTTTTTATCATCGGCAGTAGCCTCTTCAATTTCTTTACGTATAGATATCATTGCATCGCAAAAACGGTCAAGCTCCTCAAGGTTTTCACTTTCAGTAGGCTCAATCATTAATGTGCCTGCAACAGGGAAAGATACTGTTGGTGCATGGAAACCGTAGTCCATTAAACGCTTAGCAATATCAGTTACTTCGATACCATTTGCTTTAAACGGACGGCATTCAATGATCATTTCGTGAGCAGCACGACCCATTTCGCCTGTGTATAGTGTATCGTAATGACCTGCAAGTCTTTCTTTAATATAGTTGGCATTAAGTATCGCGTGGTGTGTAGCACTTGTTAGTCCTTCAGCACCAAGCATAGTAATGTATCCGTAAGAGATAAGACATACTAGGGCAGAACCCCAAGGTGCAGCAGATACAGCCGTAATAGCATTGTTACCACCTGTTGCAATTACAGGGTTAGTAGGTAAGAATGGTACAAGGTGCTCGGCAACACAAATTGGTCCAACACCAGGTCCACCACCACCGTGAGGGATAGCGAATGTTTTGTGCAGGTTAAGGTGACAAACGTCAGCACCAATAGTAGCAGGGTTTGTAAGTCCTACTTGTGCATTCATGTTAGCGCCATCCATATAAACTTGACCGCCGTTCTCGTGGATTATTTTAGTCAGCTCGATAATAGAAGCCTCGTATACACCATGTGTAGACGGATATGTAACCATAAGACAGGCAAGGTTGTCCTTGTGAAGGATAGCTTTAGCTCTTAGGTCTTCTACGTCAATGTTTCCGTTTTCAGAAGTTTTTGTAACAACAACCTCCATACCTGCCATGTGTGCAGTTGCAGGATTTGTTCCATGTGCAGATGCAGGAATCAGGGCGATGTTTCTGTGGCTTTCTCCACGTGATTCGTGGTAAGCACGAATAACCATTAGTCCCGCATATTCTCCCTGTGCACCAGAGTTTGGCTGTAGTGTAGTACCGGCAAAACCAGTAATTACATTAAGCTGCTGCTCTAATTTAGTTAGCATTTCCTGGTATCCTCCAGCCTGCTCAACAGGAGCGAACGGGTGAATGTTGTTCCAGTTTGGCATACTTAACGGAAGCATTTCTGAGGCTGCATTCAGCTTCATAGTACAAGATCCAAGCGAAATCATCGAGTGATTAAGAGCAAGGTCCATACGCTCCAGTTTTTTAATGTAACGCATTAACGCTGTTTCACTGTGGTATTTATTAAATACATCGTGTGTAAGGAATTCGCTTGTCCTGTTAAGGTTAGAAGGGATAGCGTTAACCTCAGCAAGTGCAGTTACTTTATCGGCAGTTTTACCTGCTGCATCAGCAAATATGCTGATAATATCGTTTATGTCTTTTAATGATGTAGTCTCGTTGAAAGAAACAGAAACCGTATCGTTAGAAGGGTAGAAGAAGTTTATTTCAAGTTTCTCTGCAGCAGCTTTAACTTTGGCAGCATCTGCTTTTACAAGGATAGTGTCAAAGAAAGCAGTGTTTACCTGATTAACACCAATTTTAGTAAGTGCGTCGGCGGTTGTTACAGCAGAAGCGTGAACTTTATCTGCAATGTACTCAAGTCCTTTAGGGCCGTGGTAAACAGCATACATACCAGCCATAACGGCAAGAAGTACCTGTGCAGTACAAATGTTAGACGTAGCTTTTTCACGTTTAATATGCTGCTCACGTGTTTGTAGCGCCATACGAAGTGCACGGTTACCATTAGTGTCAATAGTTACACCGATAATCCTTCCCGGCATGCTGCGTTTGTACTCATCCTTAGTTGCAAAATAAGCTGCGTGAGG
This region includes:
- a CDS encoding glycine dehydrogenase, whose product is MRTDAFALRHIGPRENDLKHMFKTIGVESIDQLVYETLPDPIRLKAPLNLDPAMTEYEYLNHVQQLGNKNKIYRSYIGLGYHPAIVPPPIQRNIFENPGWYTAYTPYQAEIAQGRLEALLNYQTTVIELTGMEIANASLLDESTAAAEAMALLFDVRTREKKKANANKFFVSEEILPQTLSVLQTRSTPIGVELVVGNHETFDFGDDFFGAILQYPGKFGQVYDYAAFISSAKANDIKTAVAADILSLVKLTSPGDLGADVAVGTTQRFGIPLGYGGPHAAYFATKDEYKRSMPGRIIGVTIDTNGNRALRMALQTREQHIKREKATSNICTAQVLLAVMAGMYAVYHGPKGLEYIADKVHASAVTTADALTKIGVNQVNTAFFDTILVKADAAKVKAAAEKLEINFFYPSNDTVSVSFNETTSLKDINDIISIFADAAGKTADKVTALAEVNAIPSNLNRTSEFLTHDVFNKYHSETALMRYIKKLERMDLALNHSMISLGSCTMKLNAASEMLPLSMPNWNNIHPFAPVEQAGGYQEMLTKLEQQLNVITGFAGTTLQPNSGAQGEYAGLMVIRAYHESRGESHRNIALIPASAHGTNPATAHMAGMEVVVTKTSENGNIDVEDLRAKAILHKDNLACLMVTYPSTHGVYEASIIELTKIIHENGGQVYMDGANMNAQVGLTNPATIGADVCHLNLHKTFAIPHGGGGPGVGPICVAEHLVPFLPTNPVIATGGNNAITAVSAAPWGSALVCLISYGYITMLGAEGLTSATHHAILNANYIKERLAGHYDTLYTGEMGRAAHEMIIECRPFKANGIEVTDIAKRLMDYGFHAPTVSFPVAGTLMIEPTESENLEELDRFCDAMISIRKEIEEATADDKNNVLKNSPHTLAMLTTDNWEFPYTREKAAFPLEYLQENKFWPGVRRVDDAYGDRNLVCSCAPIEAYMEN